A single window of Falco rusticolus isolate bFalRus1 chromosome 6, bFalRus1.pri, whole genome shotgun sequence DNA harbors:
- the LOC119150429 gene encoding muscular LMNA-interacting protein-like: MQENDLFKAEFILITDSGDEDEVAAASNNVHRPSNGYGPISAQLLATSHISPGIGAGKPPGDGQVPGATLSHSTADLQKHQLISTLSISDHLSSKPPAVHLISPINQKVACGAMVNLNQASSLEDSCNNWQSATGFSKQDSSLYFQSAFHSSPPSMSKASSFYSTPQLYDNLQVTPSVYTPGCVCKMGHFTTSSVPAKSPSLSPNPSHSTEIQGSSSQSSSLSSSKRLNALSLVPVHITTHSLSPSPKPLSPPSLYGSSSTICSINEPCTQMSSRGNLVKAGVVSPLPSRLTLLTAILRSGSSQRRPLSPASCPTFSPSSLGSSTLAIDQKSKTTPPTPKKSVSSLPIRPDSPSREKCWLSGWAQHLPLPSKPHSTPQSRSLSPKKHLPVRALPPDPRSPPLSPISSHRKSIVSPGLQSAMPPPCSPSHSSLATPPSPSPEGLRYAGSRSWAPQKSQRVHTYSPIFTCRSYPLLSSTSLSGLFSPTLEKHSSPSPSLLHSASRSKSESPQTSVRELSPSSPNPSSVSEQWSLSWPCSTPPVPQTGNINSHPLKLNPSLVNTNYRSNSSSPRPEQSTTSPVLKYRSPVSDKSPGTLPSRPRELTSPQSFSLPPDHENIKPKTEDASYNMSYSKYESLTLEGSATLLLFAIHPNGEPQQSENKQ; the protein is encoded by the exons ATGCAGGAGAATGACCTTTTTAAGGCTGAGTTTATCCTGATTACGGACTCTGGTGATGAAGATGAAGTAGCTGCTGCTTCGAACAACGTTCATCGGCCTTCCAATGGCTATGGTCCCATcagtgctcagctgctggccaCGTCCCACATTTCCCCTGGCATCGGGGCAGGGAAACCTCCTGGCGATGGTCAAGTTCCAGGTGCTACACTttcccacagcactgctgatCTGCAAAAACATCAG ttaATTTCCACTCTTTCCATCTCTGATCATCTTTCCTCTAAACCACCTGCTGTCCACTTAATTTCTCCAATTAATCAGAAAGTAGCGTGTGGTGCCATGGTTAACCTGAATCAAGCCTCTTCGCTGGAAGACTCCTGTAACAACTGGCAGTCAGCAACTGGGTTTTCTAAGCAAGATTCCTCTCTCTACTTTCAGTCTGCTTTCCATAGTTCACCTCCCTCCATGTCTAAAGCATCCAGTTTTTACTCCACTCCTCAGCTGTATGATAACCTACAAGTTACACCAAGTGTCTATACCCCTGGCTGTGTTTGCAAAATGGGACACTTCACCACATCCTCTGTTCCAGCAAAGAGCCCAAGCCTTTCCCCTAATCCTTCACATTCAACTGAAATTCAAGGATCTTCATCTCAGTCTTCATCCCTCAGTTCTTCCAAAAGATTGAATGCTTTATCTCTTGTCCCTGTACATATAACAACACATTCATTATCTCCTAGCCCTAAACCTTTGTCTCCACCCTCTCTTTATGGTTCCTCTTCAACCATATGTAGTATAAACGAGCCTTGCACACAAATGTCATCTAGAGGAAATTTAGTGAAGGCAGGAGTCGTATCCCCTCTGCCAAGCAGACTGACCCTCTTAACTGCTATTCTGAGATCAGGCTCTTCTCAGCGGAGACCGCTTTCACCTGCATCTTGTCCCACATTTTCTCCTAGCTCCCTTGGTTCCTCCACACTAGCAATAGATCAAAAGTCCAAAACAACTCCCCCAACCCCCAAGAAATCTGTTTCAAGCCTTCCTATAAGGCCAGATTCTCCTAGCAGAGAGAAATGTTGGCTTTCAGGATGGGCTCAGCACCTGCCTTTACCCTCCAAGCCTCATTCCACCCCTCAGTCGAGGTCCCTTTCTCCTAAAAAGCACCTTCCAGTCAGAGCGCTTCCTCCAGACCCCCGAAGTCCTCCATTATCCCCCATCTCCTCTCATAGAAAATCCATTGTCTCTCCAGGTTTGCAGTCTGCAATGCCTCCTCCTTGTTCCCCATCACACTCTTCCCTTGCAacccctccctctccttctccagaAGGGCTGCGATATGCTGGCTCCAGGTCCTGGGCACCTCAGAAGTCTCAGAGAGTACACACTTACTCACCCATCTTCACCTGCCGGTCAtatcctttgctttcttctacCAGTCTTAGTGGCCTATTCTCCCCCACACTAGAAAAACACTCATCTCCTTCCCCAAGTCTTTTGCATTCAGCTTCTAGGTCTAAATCAGAATCACCCCAAACCTCTGTTCGGGAGTTGAGTCCCTCTTCCCCTAACCCTTCAAGTGTCTCAGAGCAGTGGTCTCTCTCATGGCCTTGTTCTACTCCACCAGTTCCACAAACTGGTAATATTAATTCCCATCCACTGAAGCTTAATCCTTCATTGGTGAACACAAATTATAGGTCTAATTCCTCCTCTCCAAGACCTGAGCAGTCTACCACCTCACCGGTATTAAAGTACAGGTCTCCTGTCTCAGACAAGTCACCAGGCACACTGCCATCAAGACCCAGAGAGCTGACTTCACCACAGTCTTTTTCGTTGCCTCCTGACCATGAAAACATCAAACCCAAG ACAGAGGATGCTTCCTACAACATGAGTTACAGCAAATATGAAAGTCTTACACTCGAGGGATCAGCCACACTCCTGCTGTTTGCCATCCACCCAAACGGGGAGCCCCAGCAGAGTGAGAATAAGCAATGA